The following are from one region of the Vicinamibacterales bacterium genome:
- the otsB gene encoding trehalose-phosphatase: MNAQVAASELVRRRCGRHLLLLFDFDGTLTPFLPDPGAVGLDDEVRALLASLALKPKSTVGIISGRRLPDLEKRLKIPGEVYVAGFHGLEIHAPGETFMHPEAAAATATMRAIAGAMRPHLPALPGVFIEDKVFSIALHFREAAPAVRIVSQSLFMDAAREHLDAGRLRVLPGSCVVELLPGISWHKGSALQWIRERIERVHGPTFTVYVGDDVTDEDAFRAVGPEGMTISASDRASGAEFFVNGPAGVKRLLHSLDGPEDNRRA, translated from the coding sequence ATGAACGCGCAGGTCGCGGCCTCGGAGCTCGTTCGCCGCCGCTGCGGCCGGCACCTGCTGCTGCTGTTCGACTTCGACGGCACTCTCACGCCCTTCCTGCCCGATCCCGGCGCGGTCGGCCTGGACGACGAGGTGCGCGCCCTGCTCGCGTCGCTCGCGCTGAAGCCGAAGTCGACGGTCGGCATCATCAGCGGCCGGCGGCTGCCCGATCTCGAGAAGCGGCTGAAGATTCCCGGCGAGGTCTACGTCGCCGGCTTCCACGGGCTCGAGATCCACGCGCCGGGCGAGACCTTCATGCATCCCGAGGCTGCCGCGGCGACGGCGACGATGCGGGCGATCGCCGGGGCCATGCGGCCGCACCTCCCGGCGCTGCCCGGCGTCTTCATCGAAGACAAGGTGTTCTCCATCGCGCTGCACTTTCGCGAAGCGGCGCCGGCGGTGCGCATCGTCTCGCAATCGCTCTTCATGGACGCCGCGCGCGAGCACCTCGATGCCGGACGCCTGCGCGTGCTGCCGGGCTCCTGCGTCGTCGAGCTGCTGCCCGGCATCTCCTGGCACAAGGGCAGCGCGCTGCAGTGGATCCGCGAGCGCATCGAGCGGGTGCACGGCCCGACGTTCACCGTCTACGTGGGGGACGACGTGACGGACGAAGATGCGTTCCGCGCCGTCGGTCCCGAGGGCATGACGATCTCCGCGAGCGACCGCGCGTCCGGCGCGGAGTTCTTCGTCAACGGGCCCGCGGGCGTGAAGCGTCTGCTACACTCGTTGGATGGCCCAGAGGATAACCGTCGCGCATAG
- a CDS encoding MqnA/MqnD/SBP family protein — MAQRITVAHSPDSDDAFMFFGLASGAVDTGGIEVDQVLSDIETLNRAAFEGKYEVTAVSFHAYAHLLDKYALLPHGASMGDNYGPIVVSRPASAAGTSGGSGAGAGGVKGRKIAIPGTLTTAYLALQLYEPDFEPVVVPFDQIEQFVKDGHADAGLLIHEGQLTYGDNGLRKIVDLGEWWAERTGGLPLPLGGNIIRRDLGPEMIRRVSKLLHDSIAYALAHRAEAVDYAQQFGRGLDKEKTDRFVGMYVNDLTLGYGERGRKAVERLMTEAYERGLIPKSVPVQFAG, encoded by the coding sequence ATGGCCCAGAGGATAACCGTCGCGCATAGTCCCGACTCCGACGACGCGTTCATGTTCTTCGGTCTGGCGTCGGGCGCGGTCGACACCGGCGGCATCGAAGTGGACCAGGTCCTCTCGGACATCGAGACGCTGAATCGCGCCGCGTTCGAGGGCAAGTACGAGGTCACCGCGGTTTCCTTCCACGCCTATGCGCACCTGCTCGACAAGTACGCGCTGCTGCCGCACGGCGCGAGCATGGGGGACAACTACGGTCCGATCGTCGTTTCCCGCCCCGCCTCCGCCGCCGGCACATCCGGCGGCAGCGGCGCCGGCGCAGGCGGCGTCAAGGGGCGGAAGATTGCGATCCCCGGAACGTTGACGACCGCGTATCTCGCGCTGCAACTGTACGAGCCGGACTTCGAGCCGGTCGTCGTGCCGTTCGATCAGATCGAGCAGTTCGTGAAGGACGGCCACGCCGACGCGGGGCTGTTGATCCACGAGGGGCAGCTCACCTACGGCGACAACGGCCTGCGCAAGATCGTCGATCTCGGCGAGTGGTGGGCGGAGCGGACCGGCGGGCTGCCGCTGCCGCTCGGCGGCAATATCATCCGGCGCGATCTCGGCCCCGAGATGATCCGCAGGGTCTCGAAGCTGCTGCACGACAGCATTGCCTACGCCCTGGCGCACCGCGCCGAGGCGGTCGACTACGCCCAGCAGTTCGGCCGCGGCCTCGACAAGGAGAAGACCGACCGCTTCGTCGGCATGTACGTCAACGACCTGACGCTCGGCTACGGGGAGCGCGGGCGGAAGGCGGTCGAGCGCCTGATGACGGAAGCGTACGAGCGAGGACTGATTCCGAAATCGGTTCCCGTGCAGTTTGCCGGCTGA